GTACAGCCCGCCCTTGCCGTCGCCGAACTCGCGGACGTCCGGCACGCCGACCCCCGCGGCGTCGGCGATGAGCTGCAGGGACGTCCCGTCGTATCCCAGCTCGGCGAACAGCCGCGTCGCCGTGTCGAGCAGCCGTTCCGCCTCTGCCGTCTCCATGACCCTCACTCTAGGTGATCGCATCGGCACGTCCGGTGCGGGCGCCGGAGGCGCCGCCGGGCCGCACCGCTGGACGAGTACGGCTAGAGCGGGGCCGGGGCGAGGAGGCGCCGCAGCATCGCGTGCAGGTGGGCGCGGAACCGCTCGACGGACTCGGCATCGCGGGGGCCGAGGCCCTGGCCGCGCAGCCGCTCCGGCGGGATGCTCCCGTCGCTGTAGACGAGGCCGCCTTCGAGGAAGCCGAAGACGCACCACACGACCGTCCAGATCACATGGTCGGGGTCGAGGTCGGGCGGGATCATGGGGCGGACGGCCGCGGCGAATTCCAGCGCGACGGGCGTGGTGTAGTACTGCTCGAGGCCCGGGACGTCGGCGGCGTCGCCCATCCAGCGGTGCAGCCACAGCGCCAGCAGGTCGGTGCGCTCGGTGTAGAAGTCCAGGTAGGCGTCGGCGACCCGCAGGTAGCCCGGCAGGTCGAGGGTCAGCGCGTCCAGCGCCGACTCCAGCGCCCGCCCCTCGGCCTCGGCGGCGAACCGCATCACCTCCCGGTACAGCTCCGCCTTGCCGTCCCCGACGGCCTCGCGGACCGCCGCCACGTCGAGCCCGGCGGCGTCGGCGACGAGCTGCAGGGTCGTCCCGTCGTACCCCAGTTCGGCGAACAGCCGCACGGCCGTTTCGAGCAGCCGGTCCAGCTCCGATCGTTCCACGTCGATCACTTTACGTGATCGAACGAACACATCTCCGCGAGGGGGCCGGTCAGTGTGCGGGGAGCTGCCCGGCGGGGGCCGGGGACCAGCGGTCCAGGGCGCGGGCGAGGCCGGGGACGGACGCGATGACCGCGGCGGCGTCCGTGTCCGTGCGGCACAGGAAGGCCAGGTGGCGGGCGGCGTGCGCGGCGATCTGCGCGGGTCGCGGCGCGGCCGGGGACGGGCTGGACGGGCCGTCGCCGCGGGCGATCGGGACCCGGTCGGGCAGCGGGGCGGCGGGCAGGGCCGGGTGGGGGTCGGGGCAGCAGGCGTAGGTGAGGACGACGCGGCCGCCGGGTTCGTGCCGCCAGCTCGTCGAGTGCAGGAGGTGCGCGGTGCCGCCGGCCGGGAGGCCGAGCAGGTCGCGGGCGACCGCGTCGGGGTGCCGCCCGGCGTCCAGCGGGCCGGTCACGGCGCGGTGCGCCAGGCCGCCGTCCGGGGTGACGCGGAGGGCGATCGCCTCGACGGCCACCGCGGCGGACGGCACCGCGGACGGCACCGCGGCGGACACGTCCGCGACCTGTTGCGAACCCATCGCAACAGCATGCCAGACGCGTTCGCGCGTTCGTCGCACGGGCCGGGAAAGACGCAGGTCAGGACGTCGGCGCGGGCTCCCAGCGGGTCCCGCCCGGGGTGTCGTGGAGTTCGAGGCCGACGGCGGTGAGCGCGTCCCTGATGGCGTCGGCGGCCCCGTACTCCCCCGCACGGCGCAGGCCGGCGCGGACCGCGACGAGCGCGTCCACGGCGGGCGCGAGCGCCTCGCGGGGGTCGCGCAGCCCGTCCCCGGCGGCCCGGCCGAGCCGGACGATCAGGCTGCGCAGCACGTCGCGGGCCCATTCGGTGCCGCCCTCGTCCTCCTCGGTGTCGCCCGCCCAGCGCGCCACGGCCCCCTCGGTCTCCAGGACGGCGCGGACGAGCGCGTCCGCGTCGGCGCGCGCGAGGGCGTCCGCGAACCGGGCCTCGCAGCCGGTCACCGTCTCGCGCAGGGTGACGGTCTCGGGTTCCGCGTCCGGTGCGGGGGACGGGGCCGGACGGGCGGCGGGCGCGGCCTCGCCCCGCACGAGCGCCCGCAGCCCGGCCAGCGTGATCGTCCCGCCCGCCGGGACGGTCGTGCTCGTCCCGTTCCGCCGGACGGTCAGGGCGCCGCGCCCGCGCACGTCGACCCGGTCGCGTCCGGCGTCGACGACGGCGGCGGTGTGCTCGTCGAGGCCGAGCACGGCGGCGTCGTCCGGCAGTTCGCGTTCGAGGATCCGCAGGCGGCGTTCCCCCAGGTAGCAGTATCGGGTGTCGTGGGTGCCGCCTTCGGCGTTGTCGTAGTGCGGGATCATCGCGACGCGCAGGCCGAGCCGTCCGAGGACGTCCAGGCCGGGCGCCCAGTGCGGCGCCGCGCCCGCCTTGTAGATCTCGTAGACGGGGATCGCCCACGCGCCGAGCGCGCAGGCGGCGGCGGAGGCGAACACGAGCGCGGCGCGGCCGGTGCGGGCGTGGTCGTCGAGGGCGCCGCCGACCGGGCCGCCGCGCCAGCAGGCGAGCGCGTAGGTGGGGCTGCCGGGCCCGGCGAAGACCCAGTCGGCGGCGCGCACCGCCGCGAGGCCGCTGTCGGGGTCGCCCGCGTCGGCGCCACCGTCCCATTCCCGGACGGGTCCCCGCAGACCGGACGGTACGTCGACGTCGAGCCCGACGCTGCGCGCGAAGTAGTCGCGCGCCCGCGCGGAGATCTCGGCGGCGTTCTCCTGGAACCCATAGGGCGTGTCGAGGACGACCGCGCGCGCCGGGCGGGTCCGCGCGACGACGTCGCGGTGCACGCCGGCCATCGTCGGCGTGGTCTCCCCGGAGCCCATCAGCACGATCAGCGGGCCGCGCGGGCCGTCACCGCGGGCGGTCCCGTCCATGTCCGAGAGTGTGTCACCGGCCGTCCGGCGCGTCCACGGGCGGCGTCCGTCAGGTCGCGGCCCGGGTCTCGTAGCCGCTGGCCTGGAGGGCGAACAGGCGCGCGTACTCGCCGTCCCGGGCCATCAGCTCGTCGTGCGTCCCGCGTTCGGCGATGCGGCCCTCGCTGAGGACGACGATGAGGTCGGCGTCGCGGACGGTGCCGAGGCGGTGCGAGATGAGGACGCTGGTCCGGCCCCGCCGGTGGCGCCGGAGGGACGCGTGGACGGCGTGTTCGGCGTCCGCGTCGAGGCCCGAGCTGGGTTCGTCCAGGAGGAGCAGGTCGCGGTGCTGCCGCAGGAGCGCGCGGGCGAGGGCGAGGCGCTGCCACTGCCCGCCGGACAGGGCGACGCCGGACTCCTCGTCCTGGCCGCCGAAGATCCTGCTCAGCATCGTGTCGTAGCCGTGCGGGAGCGCTTCGAGGGTCTCGTGCACCCCGGCCCGCCCGGCGGCCTCACGGATCCGGTCCGGGTCGTCGCCGGTGGTCAGGTCGCCGAGCATGATGTTCTCGGCCGCGGTGAGGTCGTACTCCATGAAGTCCTGGAACACGACGCCGATCCGTTCGCGCAGGTCCGCCGGGTCCATGTCGCGGACGTCCACGCCGTCCCAGCGGACCGAGCCCTTGTCCGGGTCGTACAGGCGGCACAGGAGCTTGACGAGGGTGCTCTTGCCCGCGCCGTTCACGCCGACCAGCGCGACGCTCGCGCCGAACGGGACGAACAGGTCGATCCCGCGCAGGATCCAGGGGTGTTCGTCGCTGTAGCGGAACCAGACGTCGCGCAGCTCGATGCCGTCCCGCAGTTCGGGGGCGGGCACGGGGTCGGAGCGGACGGGCATGTCGGGCTCGGCCGTCACGACCGTGGAGTAGTGCCCGAACAGCAGGAGGGCGTTGTGCGCGTCCGCCCACCGGTCGACGATCGACGTGAGCGCCGTCTGGACCCCGGCGACCGCGGCGACGAACACGGTCACGTCGCCCGCGGTGATGCCGCCCGACGCGGCCTCCCGCACGGCCCACACCAGGCCGCCGCCCGCGACGGCGCTGCCCGCGAGGGCCAGCAGGGTCTGGCCGCGCAGGGTCTTCAGGTCGACCCGGCGCTCGGCGTCGTTGGTGGCCCGGACCTCGGTGAGCATCCGGGCGCGGAAGAAGTCACCCAGCCCGAACAGCCGCACCTCCTTGGCGGCCTCGGGCCTGGTCAGCAGCCCCCCGTAGAAGACCTCGCGCCGCATCGCCGGGCTGATCCGCCACATCGTCTGGGCGCGTTCCCGGCTGAGCCCGAGCTGGATCCAGATCGACGGCAGGGCCGCCAGGCAGATCACCGCGACCAGCAGCGGGTTGATCACCAGCAGCGTGCCGACGAACCCGGACATCGTGATCACGGACTGCCCGATGGTCAGGGCTCCGACGATCAGCCGGTCGGGCGCGTTCTGGCTGGACTCGTGCGCCAGCCGCAGCGTGTCCTGGAACGCCGGGCTCTCCAGGCGGCGCAGCCCCGGGTCGGCGCCGACCGCGCCGAACAGCCGGTCGACGACCAGCGCCCGCACCGCCCGCCGCAGCTGCGCCTGCGCGTAGGTGGACGCGTGCGGCAGCACGATGACGCACAGCCCGCACAGCGCGAGCCCGGCGGCGAGGAACGGCAGGGCGTCCCGGTCGCCGCCGCCCGCGAGCGCGTCCAGGACGAGCTTCGTCAGCCAGGCCGTCGCGACCGGCGCCAGCCCGGCGAGGACGGCGAGCAGCACCGCCGCGGCGGTCGCGCCCCGGTGCGCCCGCCACGCGAGCGCGGCGACGGTCGCGGCCCGCCGCGCCGTCCGGTCGGGGCCGGTCGCGCGCCCGCCGGTCACGCGCCCGCCGGGACGGGCAGCCCGGACGGCAGGAGCGTCGCGGACGTCACCGCGGCGCCCTCGCCGACGACGTAGAAGCTGGGCGTCGCGGGGCGCCCGAACGCGGTGTTCACCGGCCCGTCCGGCGGTTCGACGACGACGGTGGCGAGCGGGGACAGCGCGGCGACGTAGGGTTCGGCGGCGTCCCGGTCCCCCTCGATCACGGCGAGGACGCGCCGGGCGTCCAGGTGCCGGATCCGTTCGGTGAACTCGGGCAGCCGTTCCCGGCAGGAGGCGCAGGCGGTGGAGAACAGGCCCACGACCGTCGGCCCGGCGAAGAACGCGCGGTCCACGGCGGTGCCGTCGAGGGCGGCCCCGGCGAACTCGGGGAGCGCGGTGCCGATCGGCGTGAACGGGGGCGGCGCGTGGGCGCCCTCCAGCAGCGCCGCGTGCTCGCGGAGGCGGCGGACGACCGCCAGGGTGAGGATCAGGTCGAACGCGCAGAGGAGGCCGACGAAGACGACGCCCGCGACGAGGTAAGGCAACGATGGTCCCTTGTGGTGTGGCCGGGCCTGCTCATCGCGGGGTGCGTGCGGACGGCGCGATCAGCAGGTCGGTCAGTTCGCCGAAGAAGATGAACACCAGGGTGAGCACGCCCGCGCCCGCCACCGCGATGACCGCGCCCGCCGGATGCGGCGGCCCCGGCGCCGCCAGGTGCGCGGCGAGGCCGGCGGCGGCGACGGCGGTGAGGGCGAGGTTGCGCACGACGTGGACGCGGCCGATCGGGTCCGGGCGCGTCCCGAAGCAGCGGCAGGTCGCGCCCCGGCCGGCGCGGAGCGCGCGGTGGAGGGCGGCGGCGAAGGCGAGCAGGACGGCGCCGGCCAGCGCGAGGCCGGCCGGCACCGTCCCGTCGATCGCCAGCAGGACGACGGCGGCCGCCTCGGCGGCCACCACCGCGCCGGCCGTGGCCCCCCGCGGGAGGCGGGGGGCCAGGCCGGGCACCGACCGCGCGAACTCGCGGAACGCGTTCCGGCTGCGGACCTTGCCGAGCACCGCGACCAGGAAGATCAGTCCGAGGACGCAGCGGGCGGCCAGCGCGACGTACTGCACGATGAGGTACGGACTCGGTGGGCGGCTCGGCCTAGTGGCAGGTCGTGATGCCGGCGTAGATGCAGCAGTGGATGCCCGTACGCGTCCACCAGCAGGCGTCGGCGCTGGCGGTCTTGCCGGGGAGGATCTTGCCGAGCATGCGGTCGCCGAGGCGGTTGACTGCACGGATCATGGGGGCTCCTCTGGTCGAGCCGGTGGGGGTTCCGGCTGCGGGATAACCGGGCCGCGGCGCGTTCTCACCGAGATGATCAGCGCTCGCTGACCAGAAGCTAACTCCGGTGATCAACGCCGACAAGAACCGGTTCCCGCCGGAAGCCGATCTTGTGGAATCACCGCTCAGCGCTCGTCTGATCTTGGTGCTTGTTGCCATGGGACGGGTGGTTTAGCCGGGGACCGGGCGACGTTCAGGCGGCGCACCACCACGCCCAGTAGCCGGTCGCCGGAGTACAGGCCCCGCATGCGGGAGTCGACGCTGTCGGGGTTGTCGCCGAGCACCGCGAGCTCCCCGGGCGGCACCGTCCCGTCCGCGCCCGGGACGCCGGGCGGCAGCGGGTCCCCGGGCAGTGCGGCGGCGCGCTTGACGTTCCAGATCCGGCCGTCGAGCCCGGCGGGGCCCGGCGCGTAGGGGCCGCCGAGGGGCGGTTCGAGGACGACGACGTCCCCGCGCCGGACCGCGCGGAGCGGCCGCCTGCGGACGAGGACGCGGTCGCCGTCGCCGAACGTGGGCAGCATGCTCGTCCCCGCGACGGTGACGACCACCAGGTTGCCGCGCGCCCACCCGACCGCCGCGACCGCCGCCGCGACCGTCCCCAGCGCCCCCGCCGCGAGGCCCGCCGCCCGGCGTCCACGCGAAATCGACATTCCGATCATGGGCGACAAGGTAGCGCCGCGGGGTGCGCCCGCATCACTTGGAACGTGACATCGCGGCGCGCGCCCGGCCGCGGTCCGCCGAGGGCGCGGTGAGGCCCGCGGTCGTGAAGGCGATCACGGTCGCGGTCTCCGGGAGCGGCGCGGCGGCCGCGGACACCGGGGCGACCGCGCGGCCGTAGATCTCCAGCAGCAGCGTGAACGCCAGCCGCCACCGGTCGGCGACCTCCCGGACGGTCAGCTCGGGCAGGGCGCGGCCGAGCATGACCTCGAACGGCGCCTGCCCGAACCAGGGCGAGCCGGCGGGCAGGCGGGACGCCGCGAGCACCGAGCGGGCGAGCAGGTGGCAGAGCATCCGGCCCTTGTCGGTGCGGGTGAGCTCCTCGAACGGCTCGACGATCGCGGCGACGAGGTCGGCGACGGCGAACGCGGCGCCGCCGTCCTCGCTCGCGGCGGACCGCCGGGCGATGTCCTCCAGCCGCTCCGCCCACAGCGGCAGCAGCTCCCGTTCGAGCAGGGCCGTGACGAGGCCCTCCCGGGAGCCGAAGTGGTAGTGGACGGCGCCGGGGTTCAGCCCCGCCTCGGCGTTGATCGCGCGGACGGACACCTGGTCGGCGTCCTTGGCGAGGAAGAGGCGCTCGGCGGCGTCGAGCAACCGGTCGCGGGTCGAGGGTTCGGTAGGGGGCATGCGCCCATTGCATCACACCTGGTGCCATCAACTATCAATCAGTGATTGAATGATGTGAGAGACGCTTGCCGATTCGTGAGGAGAACCGAGCGTGGGAACCTTCGCAGTCACCGGATCCGCCTCGGGCATGGGCGCGGCGACCAAGAACGTCCTGGCCGAGGCCGGGCACACCGTCATCGGGGTCGACCTGCGCGACGCGGACGTCGTCGCCGACCTCGGCACCGCGGCGGGCCGCGCGTCCGCCGTGCGGGAGGTCCTGTCGCTCAGCGGCGGGACGCTCGACGGCGTCGCCGCCGTGGCGGGGGTCGGGCCGAACATGCCGGACTCGTCCGCCGTGATGTCCATCAACTACTTCGGGCCCGTCGCCGTGCTGGAGGGCCTGCGCCCCGCCCTCGCCCGCTCCGGCGCGGGCCGCGCCGTCGCGATCGCGTCGAACTCCGCCACGACCGTCCCGCTGATCGACGACGCGCTCGTCCGGCACGCGCTCGCCGGCGACGAGGACGCAGCGCGCGCCCGCGCCGCCGAAGCCGCCGCGGCGATGCCCGCCGAGTTCGCCGAGCTGACGCCGCCGTCGATCATCGCGTACGCGTCCTCGAAGTTCGCGCTGGCCCGCTGGGTGCGCCGCACCGCCGTCACCCCCGAATGGGCGCGGCAGGGCGTGCTGCTGAACGCGATCGCGCCCGGCGCCGTCCTCACCCCGCTGATGACCGGCTCGACCGGCGCCGACGCGGACCACGACCCCGACGAGTTCCCCACTCCGATGCCGCTCGGGATCTTCGGCGAGCCCGAGGACATCGCGTTCTGGGTCCACCAGTTCCTCAAGCCCGAGGCACGCTTCACCACCGGTGCCGTCCTGTTCGTGGACGGCGGCACCGACGCGGCCATGCGCACCGACGCGCAGCCGACCCCGCTGACCTTCTGATGGAGGCGCACATGACCACCCCGGACGTCTTCGAGCCCGCCCGGCTCGGCCCCCTCACCCTCCGCAACCGCACCATCAAGGCCGCGACCTTCGAGGGCATGACGAAGGGCGCCCTCGTCACCGACGACCTGGTCGAGTTCCACCGGGCGCACGCCGCGGGCGGCGTCGCGATGACGAGCGTCGCGTACTGCGCGGTCGCGCCCGACGGCCGCACCGAGTACGACCAGCTCCACTGGCGCCCCGAGGCTCTGCCGGGGCTGCGCCGCCTCACCGACGCCGTGCACGCCGAGGGGGCCGCCGCGTCCGCGCAGATCGGGCACGCCGGACCGGTCGCGAACGGCCGCTCCAACGGCGTCCCGTCCATCGCGCCGGTCAGGATGTTCAACCCGATGTCGATGCAGATGACGCGCGCCGCGACCCGCGCCGACATCGAGCGCGTCACCAAGGCCCACGCGAACGCCGCGCTGATGGCGATCGAGGCCGGCTTCGACGCCGTCGAGATCCACCTCGGGCACAACTACTTCGCCAGCTCGTTCCTCTCCCCGAAGATCAACAAGCGGACGGACGAGTACGGCGGCTCCCTCGCGAACCGCGCGAAGGTCGCGCTCGGCGCGGCCCGCGCCGTCCGCGAGGCCGTCGGCGACCGCATCGCGATCCTCGCCAAGCTCAACATGGACGACGGCGTGCCCGGCGGGTTCTGGCTCGACGAGAGCATCCGGGTCGCGAAGTGGCTCGAGGAGGAGGGCTCGGTCGACGCCCTCGAACTCACCGCGGGCAGCTCGCTGCTCAACCCGATGTACCTGTTCCGCGGGGACGCCCCGGTGCGCGAGTTCGCCGCGACGTTCAGGCAGCCGCTGAAGCTCGGCGTCCGGCTCGTCGGCGACAGGTTCATCCGCGAGTACCCGTACGAGGAGGCGTACCTCCTCGACGGCGCCCGCCAGTTCCGTGCGGCCCTCGACCTGCCGCTCGTCCTGCTCGGCGGCGTCACCGAGCGCGCCACGATGGACCGCGCGATGGCCGAGGGCTTCCAGTTCGTCGCGATGGGCCGCGCCCTGCTGCGCGAACCCGACCTGATCGACCGCATCCAGGCGGACGCGTCGACGAAGTCGCTGTGCATCCACTGCAACAAGTGCATGCCCACGATCTTCAGCGGCACCCACTGCGTACTCGCGTAGTCGCCCAGGGGGTCGCCCCCTGGAACCCCGACGCTTCGCGCGGCCTTCGGCGCCGGGCGCCCATGGCCGCGCGAAGCGTGCCCGGCGGGGAGGTCAGCCCGCGGTCGTCGGGACGGTCACGGTCGCGGAGGTCACCGTGATCCAGCCGGCGGCGCGCTGCTGGTTGTAGACGGCGCTGTTCGGGATGATCTGGAGCTTGAGCTTCGAGCCGGGGCGCAGCCGCCACGCGACGGCCTCCAGGTCGATCGTCAGCTCGTGCGCGGCGCCGTCCAGGGTGACCGGCACCGGGGTGACCATCCCGTTGACGACCTGCGGGTCGCCCTCGGCCAGCGGCGGGATCACCGACGCGGGCAGGTCGCCCGGCACCGGGACGCTCGCGTCGATCAGCTGCGCGTAGACCGACGTCGTGGCGTCCGTCGCGCGGCCCCGGTACTTCATCGTCAGCTCGGGCGCGCCGACCAGCACCCCGCCGGACGGCGCGTCGACCGGGATCTCGATCCGGTTGTGCGAGTAGCCGCCGGTGAACATGGCGCCGGAGTTGTCGGCCGGGCTGAACAGCGTGGTGCCCGACCCCGAACCGCGCGCGGGCTTCGCGGCCGGGGGCGGGAACGCCTTCGCCGAGTGCCGGACGCCCGTGTTGTCCGGGTACGTGAACTCGGGGCCCGTCCGGACGCTCTTGTCTCCGCGCAGGTGGCGCTGGAACCACGCGAGCGTCGCCTCGCGGTCGACGGACGCGTCGTGCTCGGCGTCCATGCAGTTCGCGTGGCCGCCGCACGTCCACACCATCTTGACCGGCGCGCCGTTCGCCTTGATCGTCCGGTATCCGGCGATGGCGTGGCTCACCGGGAAGAGGGTGTCGGTGACGCCCTGGACGAACAGGGTCGGGATGTCGATCTTCTTCATGAGGAAGTCGGGGCCGTGCTCGCGCATCCACGTCTCGTCCGGCTTCGTGACCTCGCCCGTGGTCAGCGCGCGCCAGCAGATCGACGACACCCTCGGGTGGAACTCGTTGCCGTTCTGCAGGCCCGCCGAGCACAGCCCGAACGCCCACCCGGCCTTGATCGTCCGGTTCGGGTACAGCGCGTCGTTCAGCGAGTGGTAGGTGTACCCGGGGACGATCACGTCGACCCGGTCGTCGAGCCCGGCCGTCACGAGCTGGATCGCGCCGCCGTAGCTGCCGCCCGCCATGCCGAGCCGCGGGTCGCCGCGTCCGTCCAGCTTCGCCTCGGGCTGCTTCGCGATCCAGTCGATCAGCGCCCGCACATCGCGGCCCTCGGCGCGCGGGTCGTCGATCTGCACCTGCCCCTCGGAGCCGAACCCGCGCGGGTTCCAGGTGACGACGTTGTACCCGGCGTCCAGCAGGTAGCCCAGCTCGCCGGTCTCCGGGTCGGTGGCGCCGCGTCCGCCGAAGCCCGAGCCGAGCAGGACGGACGCCGCGCGCTCGCCCGCGCCCGGACCGCGCGCCGGGAAGAAGTTCGTGACGATCTTCGTGCCGTCGAACGACGCGACCTCGACCGTGCGCCCGCCGGGCGTCTCGGCGGCCGCGGCCGGGGCGCCCGCGAACCCGGCGGACAGGAGCACGCTTCCGGCCACCAGGGCCGCGATCTTGGAAGGCATGCCGGAAACCTAATTCCGTTCGGGTTTCGCGTCCAGACACGAAACCATCTCATTTCCGGCTCTGCAGTACGGTCGGGCGGGTGACGACCCCACGCAAGCCGCGCGGCCCGTACCGCAAGGGCGTCCGGCGACGGGAGCAGATCCTCGACACCGCGCTGGAGGTGTTCGCCGGACGCGGTGACGCACCCCTGCAGGAGATCGCCGACCGCGTCGGCCTGTCGCAGGCCGGGGTGCTGCACTACTTCGGCTCCCGTGAGGAGCTCCTCCTCGCGGTCCTGCGCCGCCGCGACACCCTCGACCGCGCGGCCGGCGAGCACGCCGGCGGCCCCGGCGAGGCCGTCGCCCGGACCGTCCGGCACAACATGGACCAGCCGGGCCTCGTCCGCCTGTTCGTCTCGCTGTCCGCCGCGGCGACCGACCCGTCACATCCGGCCCACGAGTTCTTCGCCGACCGCTACCGGGACCTCACGGCCACGATCGCCCGGGGCCTGGCGGCGGGGCGGCGGGCCGGGACGGTCCGCGCCGACGAGGACGCCGAGCACCTCGCCCGGCTGCTCGTGGCGGTGTCGGACGGTCTCCAGCTGCAGTGGCTCCTCGACCCGTCGGTCGACATGGCCGCCCTCGTCGAGACCTTCGACCGCCTCTGCGCGGCCCCGCGCGAGGAGTGACTCAGGGAAGGATCGCGTCGACGTACCCGCCGTCGGCGCGCAGCGCGCCGCCCGTGGTCGCCGACGCGTGCGCCGAACTGAGGTAGACGACCATGGCCGCGATCTCGTCGGGCTCGATGAGCCGTCTGAGCAGGGAGTTCGGACGGTGCGCGGCCATGAACCGGCGCTGCGCGTCGTCCCACGGCAGTTCGTCCCCGACCATCTCGGCGACGAAGTCCTCGACGCCCTCGGTGTGGGTGGGGCCCGCGAGAACGGTGTTGACCGTAACGCCCGTCCCCGCGACGGCCTTGGCATAGCCGCGCGACACGGCGAGCAGCGCCGTCTTCGTCACGCCGTAATGCACCATCTCCTCCGGGATCGTCACCGCCGAGTCGCTCGCGATGAACTGCACCCGGCCCCAGCCCCGCCCGGTCATGCCCGGCAGGTAGAGGCGGGCGAGGCGCACGCCCGACAGCACGTTCACTTCGAAGTAGCGCCGCCACTCGGCGTCGTCGATGTCGAGCACGGGCCGCGCCCCGAAGATCCCGAGGTTGTTCACCAGGATGTCGACGTCGGGCACCTGCTCGCGCACCGCCTCGGCGCCCTCCGCCGTGGCGACGTCGGCCGCCGCTCCCCGCAGGTCCGCGCCCGGCAGCTCCGCCCGCAGCGCGTCCAGGGCCTCGGCGACGCTCCCCTCCGAACGCCCGTTGACGACGGTGGACGCCCCGGCCCGCGCGAGTCCCGCGGCGATGGCGCGTCCGATGCCCTTGGTGGACCCGCTGACGAAGGCGGTCCGTCCGGTCAGATCGATGTTCATGGCGGGGACCATGCCCGCGCAGGCGTTTCCTGCGCATCGGATGCCGAATTCCGGCGCACGCGACGGAGGCAGCACTGAAAACCTGACCATCCGGTGGCCGAAACAGGTCAGGCGATGGCCCTCCAAACCATGCCAGCAAATACTGGCGGCGAATTCCGATCGTCAAGGGAGCCATCGTGGAACCGAACCTCTCCCCGTCCCGCCGCGCCGTCCTCCTCGGCGGCGCCGCGCTCCTCGGGACCGCCGCCGTCCCGCCCGCCGCCGCGCACGCCGTCGTGCCCCGGACCTGGACGACGCAGCCGATCCCCGACGCCGCGCCGGGCCTCACGATCAGCGCGATCGCCGCACCCACCCGGCGCACCGCGTTCGCGGTCGGCGTCGAGGACGGCGCCGACGGGCGGACGCCCGTCGCCCTGCGGTGGCGCGGCCGGGAATGGCGGCGCGTGCCCGTCCCCGCCGGGACGTCGCCGAACCTCGTCGACGTCGCCGCGCTCCCGCACGCCCGCCCCTGGGCGATCGCCCAGTCGTCGGCATGGACCGACGACCCGCTGGTGCTGCGCTGGGCCGGCACCGGATGGGAGGCCGCCGACGCCCCGGTCGGCGAGTGGGTCGCGCTCGACCTCGACCGGTTCGGCCGCCCGTGGATGATCGGCGGCGAGGTGGACGACCACCTCGGCCCGCGCAGCGTGCTCTACCGCCGCGACCGGACGGGCTGGACCCGCGTCCTGCACGAGCCGCTCGAGTCCGTGTTCACCGCGATCTCGGCGCGGACCCCGTCCGACGTGTGGCTCGGCGGCCACCGCATGCTCCGCCACTTCGACGGCGACACCTGGACCGACCACACGATCGTGGAGTCGGGATACGCGCACTGGGTCCTCCAGATCGAGCAGGTCTCACCCAGGGACGTCTGGTTCCTGACCGTCTCGACGCACCCGCTCGACCTCGCCGCACGCCTCGTGCGATGGGACGGCAGCGGCTTCACGATCCACCGGGTGCCCCTGCCGTCCGGGGGCCC
The nucleotide sequence above comes from Actinomadura algeriensis. Encoded proteins:
- a CDS encoding NADH:flavin oxidoreductase, translating into MTTPDVFEPARLGPLTLRNRTIKAATFEGMTKGALVTDDLVEFHRAHAAGGVAMTSVAYCAVAPDGRTEYDQLHWRPEALPGLRRLTDAVHAEGAAASAQIGHAGPVANGRSNGVPSIAPVRMFNPMSMQMTRAATRADIERVTKAHANAALMAIEAGFDAVEIHLGHNYFASSFLSPKINKRTDEYGGSLANRAKVALGAARAVREAVGDRIAILAKLNMDDGVPGGFWLDESIRVAKWLEEEGSVDALELTAGSSLLNPMYLFRGDAPVREFAATFRQPLKLGVRLVGDRFIREYPYEEAYLLDGARQFRAALDLPLVLLGGVTERATMDRAMAEGFQFVAMGRALLREPDLIDRIQADASTKSLCIHCNKCMPTIFSGTHCVLA
- a CDS encoding CocE/NonD family hydrolase encodes the protein MPSKIAALVAGSVLLSAGFAGAPAAAAETPGGRTVEVASFDGTKIVTNFFPARGPGAGERAASVLLGSGFGGRGATDPETGELGYLLDAGYNVVTWNPRGFGSEGQVQIDDPRAEGRDVRALIDWIAKQPEAKLDGRGDPRLGMAGGSYGGAIQLVTAGLDDRVDVIVPGYTYHSLNDALYPNRTIKAGWAFGLCSAGLQNGNEFHPRVSSICWRALTTGEVTKPDETWMREHGPDFLMKKIDIPTLFVQGVTDTLFPVSHAIAGYRTIKANGAPVKMVWTCGGHANCMDAEHDASVDREATLAWFQRHLRGDKSVRTGPEFTYPDNTGVRHSAKAFPPPAAKPARGSGSGTTLFSPADNSGAMFTGGYSHNRIEIPVDAPSGGVLVGAPELTMKYRGRATDATTSVYAQLIDASVPVPGDLPASVIPPLAEGDPQVVNGMVTPVPVTLDGAAHELTIDLEAVAWRLRPGSKLKLQIIPNSAVYNQQRAAGWITVTSATVTVPTTAG
- a CDS encoding TetR/AcrR family transcriptional regulator, translated to MTTPRKPRGPYRKGVRRREQILDTALEVFAGRGDAPLQEIADRVGLSQAGVLHYFGSREELLLAVLRRRDTLDRAAGEHAGGPGEAVARTVRHNMDQPGLVRLFVSLSAAATDPSHPAHEFFADRYRDLTATIARGLAAGRRAGTVRADEDAEHLARLLVAVSDGLQLQWLLDPSVDMAALVETFDRLCAAPREE
- a CDS encoding SDR family NAD(P)-dependent oxidoreductase yields the protein MNIDLTGRTAFVSGSTKGIGRAIAAGLARAGASTVVNGRSEGSVAEALDALRAELPGADLRGAAADVATAEGAEAVREQVPDVDILVNNLGIFGARPVLDIDDAEWRRYFEVNVLSGVRLARLYLPGMTGRGWGRVQFIASDSAVTIPEEMVHYGVTKTALLAVSRGYAKAVAGTGVTVNTVLAGPTHTEGVEDFVAEMVGDELPWDDAQRRFMAAHRPNSLLRRLIEPDEIAAMVVYLSSAHASATTGGALRADGGYVDAILP